The DNA region CATAAATAACAACAATCCAGAAGTAATATCAATCAATGATTTGTTAACATCTATCACCTCATTGTATGTAGCTGAACCCAACGTAACAATTACAACCCAAAAAATAGAACCACCAATTATGTTATGGGCTGATAAAACTCAAATTAATAGGCTGCTGACTAATTTAATTAAAAATGCAATTGAAGCAACGGAGACTAACAAACAAGCACAAATAAATATTACGCAAAGTATTCACAATAATAAAGTCACAATAGCAGTTCACGATTTTGGCATGGGTATACCTGAAGATAAAAAAAAGAAAATATTCGTTCCAAATTTCACCACTAAATCGTCAGGTACAGGTTTAGGACTTGCTATATGTAAAGGAATATGTGAGAGTGCAGAAGGTACGATTAGTTTTAAAAGTAAAATTGGAGAAGGTACAACATTTTTCATAACGCTACCCATTTACACCCCTTCCAATTAGGGAAATATTGACATTTCTTTTTCAAGCAAATACAATATATTTGGATAAATAAAATTCTTATAAAATGGGATTGTTTGATAAGCTGCGTAATGAATTTATAGATATTATTGAGTGGGTAGATGATACCACAGATACTCTAGTATGGAAATATCCAAGATACCAAAACGAGATAAAGATGAATGCGCAATTAACTGTGCGTGAGTCTCAAATGGCAATTTTTCTAAATGAAGGAACTGTCGCAGATATTTTTGGCCCCGGCAGATATACGCTTACAACTCAAAATATGCCGATTCTTACCACTATCAAAGGTTGGAAATATGGATTTAATAGTCCATTCAAAGCGGATGTATTTTTTGTAAGTATGCGTCAATTTACCAATCAAAAATGGGGTACTAAAAATCCGGTCATGTTGAGAGATGCAGAGTTTGGTCCTGTGCGTTTGCGTGCATTTGGTAATTATGCATTTAAAATTAAGGATCCAGGAGTCTTCCTAAAAGAAATTGCATCCACGAATCCAGCTTTCACTGTAGAAGATATCAATGAACAATTAAGAAATCTTGCAGTATCCAGGGGCATGGAAGCCATAGCTGAATCGAAAATTCCAGTATTAGATCTTGCATCCAACTACGAAGAAGTATCAACTATAATCATCGGAAAGATACAACCTGAATTCAATCAATTAGGTCTTGATCTAACTAAATTTTTA from Rhizosphaericola mali includes:
- a CDS encoding SPFH domain-containing protein, with the translated sequence MGLFDKLRNEFIDIIEWVDDTTDTLVWKYPRYQNEIKMNAQLTVRESQMAIFLNEGTVADIFGPGRYTLTTQNMPILTTIKGWKYGFNSPFKADVFFVSMRQFTNQKWGTKNPVMLRDAEFGPVRLRAFGNYAFKIKDPGVFLKEIASTNPAFTVEDINEQLRNLAVSRGMEAIAESKIPVLDLASNYEEVSTIIIGKIQPEFNQLGLDLTKFLIENISLPEEVEQALDKRSSIGIVGNLGAYAQYQAATSLEKSAENNNGGGLMNAGIGAGLGAAMAGQVGNIFQQNPNNNTTNSAPPPIPATTSYFVAINGQQTGPFPLNDIINQIQSKTITPTTLIWKAGFATWIAANTIDELKDHFNSTPPPIPN